One Chloroflexota bacterium DNA window includes the following coding sequences:
- a CDS encoding FAD-dependent oxidoreductase has translation MRAYDVAVIGAGIIGLMIARELRAAGLTVALLERSEVGKEASWASAGVLMSRPYPYESIADFRLRVEGSEMLLALGPVLADETGIDIEAVRHPALHLAHTAEDEANMRALQPQLEGARLGCEYISSEEVQARQPEITLPVALGMLTSCANIENRRLLRALEVGARKAGVNVLTGCDVRALQVEGGKVTGVRTANQAFHAGAVVNAAGSWGGTLQGAPEHIPVQPERGQMLSLHADAVALRHLINLPQFIVIPRRSGRIVLGATTEKVGYDRRNTAGAIQGMLHAAIEAIPALAAGTIEELWSGFRPFSPDGYPLVGPSALPGYYYAVGHHKLGIQQAPITAEIVKDLVTTGKTSRPIDHWIPTRFGTSAR, from the coding sequence ATGAGAGCATACGACGTCGCCGTCATCGGCGCCGGCATTATCGGGCTCATGATTGCGCGCGAATTGCGCGCTGCCGGGCTGACAGTGGCGCTCCTAGAGCGGAGCGAGGTCGGCAAAGAGGCGTCGTGGGCGTCTGCTGGCGTGCTCATGAGCAGACCCTATCCCTACGAGAGCATTGCCGACTTTAGGCTGCGGGTGGAAGGCAGCGAGATGCTGCTGGCTTTGGGTCCCGTGCTTGCAGATGAGACTGGCATCGATATCGAGGCCGTGCGTCACCCTGCTCTCCATCTTGCCCATACTGCGGAAGATGAAGCCAACATGCGGGCGCTACAACCGCAGTTAGAAGGGGCACGCCTTGGCTGTGAGTACATCAGCTCGGAGGAGGTTCAGGCACGCCAGCCAGAGATCACGCTGCCGGTGGCCCTCGGCATGTTGACGTCGTGCGCGAACATCGAGAACCGTCGCTTGCTGCGTGCCTTGGAAGTCGGCGCGCGCAAGGCGGGAGTCAATGTTCTTACCGGCTGCGACGTCCGGGCACTCCAAGTTGAAGGCGGCAAGGTCACTGGCGTGCGCACGGCAAACCAAGCCTTCCATGCCGGAGCGGTCGTCAATGCGGCGGGCAGTTGGGGCGGCACGCTGCAAGGAGCACCTGAGCACATTCCTGTGCAGCCGGAACGTGGGCAAATGCTCTCCCTCCACGCGGATGCCGTTGCGCTCAGACACCTCATCAACCTGCCGCAATTCATAGTCATCCCGCGCAGGAGCGGACGTATCGTCCTTGGTGCGACAACGGAGAAGGTGGGCTACGACAGGCGCAACACGGCGGGAGCGATCCAAGGCATGCTTCACGCCGCCATCGAGGCCATCCCGGCCCTGGCGGCAGGGACAATCGAGGAGCTGTGGTCGGGATTCCGTCCCTTCAGTCCCGACGGCTATCCCTTGGTCGGACCTTCCGCGCTCCCTGGCTATTACTACGCCGTCGGCCACCACAAGCTAGGCATTCAACAAGCGCCCATCACCGCTGAGATTGTCAAGGATCTCGTGACTACCGGCAAGACCAGCCGCCCCATTGACCATTGGATCCCCACCCGCTTTGGAACATCGGCGAGATGA
- a CDS encoding Crp/Fnr family transcriptional regulator — protein sequence MRNYRVSSRSKELRTSQRQNGRLGLYNHTLSCISKIEIFADLLPHEISKIDHSSATVHINKGGVIHTPEDNREMLFLIKEGRVQLYRISFEGRKLVLAMLGPDTFFGEMPLFGQAMGDSVAQAVDDVTLCTLGRTEVERILVTYPRIGLRLIQVLNERLQEAEERLHESAFLTMPARTAALLLRLAEDSDEIQGLTHQDLADMLGVYRETVTATLDKLKHENYLEIGRKRITLTDRSALENVVHGAQQDT from the coding sequence ATGAGAAACTACCGAGTATCCTCTCGATCAAAGGAACTGCGGACAAGCCAACGGCAGAACGGTCGATTGGGACTTTACAACCATACGCTTTCCTGTATTTCCAAGATTGAAATCTTCGCCGACCTTCTGCCGCATGAAATTAGTAAGATAGACCATTCCAGCGCGACGGTGCACATAAACAAGGGAGGGGTAATTCACACGCCCGAAGATAACCGAGAGATGCTCTTTCTTATCAAAGAGGGCCGCGTTCAGCTCTACCGCATATCATTTGAAGGCCGCAAGCTCGTGCTGGCAATGCTGGGGCCGGATACATTCTTCGGAGAAATGCCGCTCTTTGGGCAGGCGATGGGAGATTCGGTGGCCCAAGCAGTGGATGACGTAACATTGTGCACACTGGGCCGCACTGAGGTGGAACGCATCCTCGTCACCTATCCCAGGATCGGCTTACGCCTCATTCAAGTGCTCAACGAGCGACTTCAGGAAGCCGAAGAGCGCCTACACGAGAGCGCATTCTTGACCATGCCGGCCCGCACAGCGGCTTTGCTTTTGCGGCTCGCAGAGGATTCCGATGAGATTCAGGGGCTTACGCATCAGGACTTGGCGGACATGCTCGGCGTCTATCGCGAGACCGTTACGGCGACGTTGGACAAGCTGAAGCATGAGAATTATCTCGAAATCGGACGGAAACGGATTACTCTGACAGACCGTTCTGCGCTAGAGAATGTCGTCCATGGCGCGCAACAGGACACGTGA
- a CDS encoding cyclophilin-like fold protein yields MTKRIRIRCGELEAAATLNETDTAQAIWEALPIKGSANVWGDEIYFRIPVALTEDNAQEVVELGDLGYWPPGSAFCIFFGPTPMSHGDEIRPASPVNVFGRVECNLFALKNVSGDSPILIERMD; encoded by the coding sequence ATGACAAAACGTATTCGCATCCGCTGCGGCGAATTGGAAGCAGCAGCGACGCTGAATGAGACAGACACTGCCCAAGCGATCTGGGAAGCGCTGCCTATCAAAGGCAGCGCCAACGTGTGGGGTGACGAGATTTACTTTCGCATCCCGGTGGCGCTAACGGAAGACAACGCTCAGGAAGTAGTAGAGCTGGGCGATCTCGGCTACTGGCCGCCCGGCAGCGCTTTTTGTATTTTCTTTGGGCCGACTCCCATGAGCCACGGCGACGAGATTAGACCCGCCTCACCCGTAAACGTCTTTGGACGGGTGGAATGCAATCTATTTGCTCTCAAGAACGTGTCCGGCGATTCACCGATACTGATTGAGCGGATGGACTAA
- a CDS encoding DUF3179 domain-containing protein, with product MNRTPRNLLSRRNILLAAGTASVAIVAAVACGQTREDTTVEEVEPAVTPEAEAVQPSPSPELPANLQFSTFGWKTDFSKHSVPLSEISSGGPGKDGIPPIDDPAFITSDEAAAYLDDRKPVVVVEVNGEAKAYPIEILVWHEIVNDTIGGVPVTVTFCPLCNTAIAFDRRLDGTTYDFGVSGNLRYSDLIMYDRQTESWWQQITGTAIVGELTGKKLTTVPASIVSFADFRSTHPEGPVLSRETGNPRSYGRNPYLGYDDISRSPFLFYEEVDGRLPAMERVVTVSLNGEDAAYPFNVLAEQRVVEDSVGGEPIVVFHQPGAISPFSGADIGAAGVFAPVVDGATLKFQVNDDGKIVDTETQSQWNVLGRAIAGPLTGKQLQSIVNGNHFWFAWAVFKPDTRVFGLSN from the coding sequence GTGAACAGGACCCCGCGCAACCTCTTGAGTCGACGCAACATTCTGCTAGCGGCCGGCACCGCATCGGTCGCTATCGTAGCCGCAGTGGCCTGCGGACAGACGCGGGAGGACACGACCGTAGAGGAAGTCGAGCCCGCCGTTACTCCTGAAGCAGAGGCTGTGCAACCCTCTCCCTCACCGGAGCTTCCCGCTAATCTCCAGTTCTCCACATTTGGGTGGAAGACTGACTTTTCCAAGCATAGCGTGCCGCTGAGCGAAATCAGCTCAGGCGGTCCCGGCAAAGATGGCATCCCCCCAATTGACGACCCGGCCTTCATCACGTCCGATGAAGCCGCAGCATACCTTGATGATCGCAAACCCGTTGTAGTGGTTGAAGTCAACGGAGAGGCGAAGGCCTATCCGATTGAAATTCTGGTTTGGCACGAGATTGTGAACGACACCATCGGCGGAGTGCCGGTCACGGTGACATTCTGCCCGCTCTGCAATACCGCGATTGCTTTCGACCGGCGCCTGGATGGCACCACGTATGACTTTGGTGTTAGCGGCAATTTGCGCTACAGCGACTTGATCATGTACGACCGTCAGACGGAGAGTTGGTGGCAGCAGATTACGGGAACGGCCATCGTAGGCGAACTTACCGGCAAGAAACTAACCACGGTGCCGGCGTCGATAGTTTCTTTCGCAGACTTCCGCAGCACGCATCCTGAAGGTCCGGTGCTCTCGCGCGAAACCGGCAATCCCCGATCGTATGGCAGAAACCCGTATCTCGGCTATGACGACATTTCTCGATCGCCCTTCCTCTTCTATGAGGAGGTAGACGGTCGCCTGCCCGCCATGGAACGAGTGGTCACGGTGTCGCTGAATGGCGAAGATGCCGCCTATCCCTTCAACGTGCTGGCGGAGCAGCGGGTAGTGGAAGATTCCGTCGGCGGCGAGCCGATAGTGGTATTTCACCAACCCGGCGCGATATCTCCATTCTCTGGTGCAGACATTGGCGCCGCCGGTGTTTTCGCGCCGGTAGTCGACGGTGCCACGCTGAAGTTTCAAGTGAATGACGACGGGAAAATTGTGGATACGGAAACTCAATCGCAGTGGAATGTCCTTGGCCGCGCGATTGCAGGACCATTGACCGGCAAGCAACTGCAGTCCATCGTGAATGGCAACCACTTCTGGTTTGCTTGGGCCGTCTTCAAGCCCGACACCCGTGTATTCGGTTTGTCTAATTAG
- a CDS encoding MBL fold metallo-hydrolase: MAYALEDEFGDIIGKARRGLGLTVDAVAEQVGVSAGDVEKMEAYTLTPDQAVVGRLAAALGLQEERLGAIAREEWEPAPCGFTAGDNIDIEHFLVAEYNANVYLLVNNKTKTALLIDAGGLANEVVQRVNQAGLRLLAILFTHGHGDHTESADTIQQQTGAAVHVHTADENLARGAFSGGIRILKDNETVEFDGFSVLVVPTPGHTAGSVTYVVEDAAFTGDTLFAGSMGRCSLAFPKMLQTIREHVLTLPPATSLLPGHGPATTVQEERDHNPFFS, from the coding sequence ATGGCATACGCATTGGAAGACGAGTTTGGTGACATCATCGGCAAGGCACGGCGAGGGTTGGGATTGACCGTTGACGCAGTGGCGGAGCAAGTGGGTGTCAGCGCAGGCGATGTTGAGAAGATGGAGGCTTACACACTCACGCCCGATCAGGCCGTTGTGGGCCGACTTGCCGCCGCACTTGGGCTGCAAGAGGAGCGTCTTGGGGCAATTGCACGTGAAGAATGGGAACCCGCACCATGCGGCTTCACGGCCGGTGACAATATAGATATCGAGCACTTTCTCGTCGCAGAGTACAACGCAAACGTCTACCTGCTGGTCAATAACAAGACAAAGACCGCCTTGCTCATCGATGCTGGTGGGCTGGCGAATGAGGTTGTGCAGCGCGTCAATCAGGCTGGACTCCGCTTGCTCGCAATTCTCTTCACGCACGGACACGGCGACCACACGGAATCGGCGGACACGATTCAGCAGCAGACCGGCGCAGCCGTCCATGTCCACACTGCCGACGAAAATCTTGCAAGAGGAGCTTTTAGTGGAGGCATACGGATACTGAAAGACAACGAGACGGTGGAGTTTGATGGTTTTTCCGTCCTGGTCGTCCCTACTCCGGGCCATACCGCGGGGAGCGTCACCTACGTGGTCGAGGATGCCGCCTTCACCGGAGACACGTTGTTTGCCGGCTCGATGGGAAGATGCAGTCTAGCTTTCCCCAAGATGCTGCAGACTATTCGAGAGCACGTTCTCACGTTGCCGCCCGCGACAAGTCTTTTGCCAGGGCACGGTCCGGCCACGACCGTGCAGGAAGAGCGAGACCACAACCCGTTCTTCAGCTAG
- a CDS encoding alpha-N-arabinofuranosidase, with protein MEASIRLDTARHVGEIDRRIFSGFLEHMGRAIYKGIYDPGSPLSDANGFRTDVGEALRRLGMPYMRYPGGNFVSNYDWRDGVGPQDRRPVRPDFAWRSIEPNTFGVDEFVDWCRWMDIEPMMAVNLGTLGPREAAELVEYCNFPGGTHWSDARRQNGNSEPYGIDLWCLGNEMDGPWQAGHCSAEAYAGKAQQAARLMRGIDPAIELVACGSSGRYMESYLEWDRVVLESCWEEVAYISAHRYSRNSQDDSAWFLAEGVEIDRVLNDYAGLLAYVRGVKRSDRQVYVAFDEWNVWYKDRKIDGAWSPAPHLIEEVYNLEDALVCAQFLNSFLRHADIVKIACLAQVVNVIAPILTKPDGMLIQSIYYPLQLFSQHAQGLSLTPIVDGPTYTAGSRGEVPVLDVTASYHAESNSVCVFLVNRSLTDDVEVQVSFGDRRATAALKTAVLTGGDPKAHNTWEEPNVVRPNCGSSTVDASGQIDVVAPSLGLTVVRVRLEEKN; from the coding sequence GTGGAAGCATCTATCCGCTTGGATACCGCTCGCCACGTCGGCGAGATAGACCGGCGCATCTTCAGCGGATTCCTCGAGCACATGGGGAGAGCCATCTACAAGGGAATCTACGATCCGGGTAGTCCGTTGAGCGATGCCAATGGCTTTCGCACGGACGTGGGTGAGGCGTTGCGGCGGCTGGGAATGCCGTACATGCGGTATCCCGGCGGCAACTTTGTCAGCAACTACGATTGGCGTGACGGCGTGGGGCCGCAAGACCGGCGTCCTGTGCGGCCGGACTTCGCGTGGCGGAGCATCGAGCCGAACACGTTTGGCGTAGACGAATTTGTGGACTGGTGCCGCTGGATGGATATTGAGCCCATGATGGCGGTCAATTTAGGCACGCTGGGACCGCGCGAAGCGGCAGAACTCGTCGAGTACTGCAACTTTCCGGGCGGCACCCATTGGTCCGATGCACGTCGGCAGAACGGCAACTCCGAACCCTACGGCATCGACCTCTGGTGCCTAGGCAACGAGATGGACGGCCCGTGGCAGGCGGGCCATTGCTCGGCAGAAGCGTACGCGGGAAAGGCGCAGCAGGCTGCTCGTCTCATGCGTGGGATCGACCCTGCCATAGAACTCGTGGCGTGCGGCTCCTCCGGTCGCTATATGGAATCCTACTTGGAGTGGGACCGCGTCGTGCTGGAGTCCTGCTGGGAGGAAGTCGCATATATCTCCGCCCACCGCTACAGCCGCAATTCTCAGGATGACAGCGCGTGGTTCCTGGCGGAGGGCGTGGAGATAGACCGGGTCTTGAACGACTACGCCGGTCTTCTGGCCTATGTGCGTGGCGTCAAGAGAAGCGATAGACAGGTCTACGTTGCCTTTGATGAGTGGAATGTCTGGTACAAGGACCGCAAGATTGATGGCGCCTGGTCTCCCGCTCCGCACTTGATCGAGGAGGTCTATAACCTGGAGGATGCGCTGGTCTGCGCTCAATTCTTGAACAGCTTCTTGCGGCACGCCGATATCGTGAAGATCGCCTGCCTCGCCCAAGTCGTCAATGTCATCGCACCCATTCTCACAAAGCCTGACGGCATGCTCATTCAGAGCATCTACTATCCGTTGCAACTATTCTCGCAGCATGCACAGGGACTTTCGCTCACGCCGATTGTGGATGGTCCGACGTATACGGCTGGGTCCAGAGGGGAAGTCCCGGTGCTGGACGTGACGGCAAGCTATCACGCAGAAAGCAATTCCGTCTGTGTCTTTCTCGTCAACAGAAGCTTGACAGACGATGTTGAAGTCCAGGTTTCATTCGGAGATCGCCGCGCAACCGCCGCCCTGAAGACTGCGGTGCTCACCGGCGGCGACCCCAAGGCACACAACACATGGGAAGAGCCAAATGTAGTCAGGCCGAATTGCGGTTCTTCCACCGTGGATGCCAGCGGACAGATAGACGTGGTTGCACCGTCACTTGGGCTGACCGTCGTGCGCGTGCGGCTTGAAGAGAAGAACTAA
- a CDS encoding AAA family ATPase, which translates to MRIQRFHIEGFGHFADCSFGPIESPVTILYGLNEAGKSTLLAFVRCVLFGFPKRNRAQHYPALAGGRHGGSIDIEDCNGQYYTVHRIEEPGGVPMTITNDSGVIQDEATLARLVGHQTGDVFKSIFAFALDELYSDDLLKDENVNSQIYSAGMGVTKLPAALKAVNERQNKLFLKGGSKQECARVAAELKEIEIKLRRIAGNAAEFSELSARLERLEEEGKLIRIEHKQISLRLAWQGQLAVSWDDWNDLVGIEAALADAKSIITFPEDGLIRLEALVERFRSARREFHGALSQAKAAESAASVDIDRESILEHSTAIDKLSQGRERIISALRDLPKRETETGERQEELSKVLSDLGVDWDEARLEQFDFSIAVRDEIAAFGDGLREATKAVDERNAQVAQSREVLQEATEAEKAIDEELAQATKPSFDQEQLSRRRASVREAQLLLSKVNEVRNRINGLQDQINALGSPASRSAFGFKQIGIVLFVAAVILGLLLASALLGESSFTWNGLVALAIVCVVAYVLVSNTRIKTVAESPLADQIRKSLKRSETELEEHQSALAQSGATLDLAAIDEATLMSYLEDLDRQQEEIRKWESAVEKLRAAREVVKNRKSKLEQSEKGRKTATALLGATKLEWQDWLRARGLHDSWNAQAIEEIRAGVELGRDRLRVVRESQQRALTIRQSICDYRRVTEPLASKCGIAIDESDANSVVVAVDELVALRKEIEKRVGERETAATELVKARRRIEERKSDLEAVEREKSDLLASGGAANVEQFREREAAYRLRHNLEEKRSELSGRLQKVSGPGERLEALKTSLQETNIQAINDETSRLEEELAEKQSRLTELASERGSINNALQALTGEEESSALRAERGVLRAQLGEYAREWIKHRLAEGLLEEARSTFERERQPGVVRNARAFFGEITGGCYDQVTAPLGEKTIRVSGKDEVKREPLQLSRGTREQLFLALRFGLVQELSQRTEPLPVIVDEVLVNFDPERALRAAMAFVQLSRTNQVLVFTCHPIVVKHFQTAAKEMNSPDPTLIPIERAVS; encoded by the coding sequence GTGAGAATACAACGATTTCACATCGAAGGCTTTGGTCACTTTGCAGATTGCAGTTTTGGTCCAATCGAGTCCCCCGTTACTATTCTCTACGGACTAAACGAAGCGGGGAAGAGCACACTGCTCGCATTTGTGCGCTGTGTCTTGTTTGGGTTTCCGAAGCGGAATCGTGCCCAGCATTATCCCGCATTAGCCGGCGGCAGACACGGCGGGAGCATTGACATTGAGGATTGTAACGGACAATACTACACAGTCCACCGTATAGAAGAGCCTGGTGGCGTGCCGATGACGATCACCAACGATTCTGGAGTTATCCAAGATGAGGCCACGCTTGCCCGGCTCGTGGGCCACCAAACCGGTGATGTGTTTAAGAGTATTTTTGCTTTTGCCCTCGATGAATTGTATAGCGACGATCTGTTGAAGGACGAAAATGTCAATAGTCAAATCTACAGCGCTGGCATGGGCGTAACTAAACTCCCCGCTGCCTTGAAGGCGGTCAACGAAAGGCAAAACAAGCTTTTCCTAAAGGGCGGAAGCAAGCAAGAATGCGCAAGAGTCGCTGCAGAACTAAAGGAAATTGAGATTAAGTTGCGGCGTATTGCGGGAAATGCAGCGGAATTCAGCGAGCTATCAGCGAGACTCGAAAGATTAGAGGAGGAAGGTAAACTAATCCGGATTGAGCACAAACAAATTTCGTTACGACTTGCATGGCAGGGCCAATTGGCAGTGAGCTGGGATGATTGGAATGACCTCGTTGGTATCGAGGCGGCGCTTGCAGATGCAAAATCCATTATCACTTTCCCGGAAGATGGCTTGATTCGCCTAGAAGCTTTGGTAGAACGGTTTAGGAGTGCCCGGCGGGAATTTCATGGTGCACTCTCGCAGGCAAAAGCTGCTGAGTCTGCGGCAAGTGTGGACATCGACCGAGAGTCGATTCTTGAGCACTCTACAGCCATAGATAAGCTCTCGCAGGGACGAGAGCGCATAATAAGTGCCTTGCGAGACTTGCCAAAGCGGGAGACCGAAACCGGCGAACGTCAAGAAGAGTTAAGCAAAGTCTTGAGTGACCTTGGCGTAGATTGGGACGAAGCCCGGCTTGAGCAATTCGACTTTTCAATTGCGGTGCGAGATGAGATTGCAGCGTTCGGGGATGGGTTGCGAGAAGCTACAAAGGCAGTGGATGAACGCAATGCTCAAGTTGCTCAGAGCAGAGAAGTGCTTCAGGAAGCTACGGAAGCAGAAAAGGCTATTGACGAAGAGCTTGCGCAAGCTACAAAACCAAGTTTCGATCAGGAACAGCTTAGCCGGCGCCGAGCGAGCGTTCGCGAAGCGCAATTGCTGTTGAGCAAAGTGAATGAGGTTCGCAATAGGATCAACGGTCTTCAAGATCAGATCAACGCCCTGGGCAGTCCTGCCTCACGATCAGCTTTTGGATTTAAGCAAATTGGAATTGTTCTCTTTGTCGCCGCAGTCATACTTGGACTTCTGCTAGCAAGCGCGCTGCTTGGGGAATCCTCTTTTACATGGAATGGCCTCGTTGCTCTGGCGATAGTTTGTGTTGTGGCGTATGTCCTTGTGTCTAACACTAGAATTAAAACGGTTGCTGAGTCCCCGCTGGCGGACCAAATCCGAAAATCCCTGAAGCGTTCGGAAACTGAGTTGGAAGAGCATCAGTCGGCGTTGGCACAAAGCGGTGCTACTCTTGATCTTGCAGCGATTGATGAAGCGACACTCATGTCCTACCTAGAAGACTTGGATCGGCAGCAGGAAGAAATCCGCAAGTGGGAAAGTGCTGTTGAGAAGCTCCGCGCTGCCAGGGAAGTGGTCAAGAACCGGAAAAGCAAACTGGAGCAGTCTGAAAAAGGCCGCAAGACGGCAACTGCGCTGCTTGGGGCAACTAAACTAGAGTGGCAGGACTGGCTAAGAGCACGAGGTCTGCACGATTCCTGGAACGCTCAGGCGATAGAGGAGATTCGGGCAGGAGTAGAACTTGGGCGAGATCGGCTGCGGGTTGTTCGCGAATCGCAGCAGCGTGCTCTTACCATCCGGCAGAGCATTTGCGATTATCGCAGAGTCACAGAACCGTTAGCGTCAAAATGTGGGATTGCAATTGATGAAAGCGATGCAAATAGCGTTGTAGTTGCCGTCGATGAGCTTGTTGCGTTGCGAAAAGAGATTGAGAAGAGAGTTGGAGAGCGAGAGACGGCGGCCACAGAACTGGTGAAGGCCAGGCGCCGAATTGAAGAACGCAAGAGTGATCTCGAGGCAGTAGAGCGAGAGAAATCGGATCTGCTTGCTTCCGGGGGCGCCGCGAACGTCGAGCAATTTCGAGAACGGGAAGCCGCGTACCGGCTAAGACACAATCTAGAGGAAAAGCGGAGCGAATTGAGCGGTCGGCTACAGAAAGTCAGCGGACCCGGCGAGCGGCTTGAGGCGCTGAAGACGTCCCTCCAAGAGACGAATATCCAGGCTATCAACGATGAGACTAGCCGGCTTGAAGAAGAACTGGCAGAGAAACAAAGTCGCTTGACAGAATTGGCTTCCGAGCGTGGTTCGATAAATAATGCGTTGCAGGCGCTCACGGGCGAAGAGGAGTCCTCGGCACTAAGGGCAGAGCGCGGCGTTTTGCGGGCACAACTCGGTGAATATGCCCGAGAATGGATAAAGCACCGGCTTGCGGAGGGACTCCTGGAAGAAGCGCGTAGCACGTTTGAACGTGAACGGCAGCCTGGTGTTGTCCGTAACGCTAGGGCTTTTTTTGGCGAAATTACGGGCGGATGCTATGACCAGGTTACAGCCCCTCTAGGTGAAAAGACTATCAGAGTCAGTGGTAAAGACGAAGTCAAAAGAGAGCCGTTGCAATTGAGCCGCGGCACGCGTGAACAGTTGTTCCTCGCACTACGTTTTGGCTTGGTGCAAGAACTCAGCCAACGGACGGAGCCGCTGCCTGTGATTGTCGATGAGGTGCTTGTGAATTTTGATCCTGAGCGGGCTCTGCGGGCCGCAATGGCCTTTGTGCAACTATCAAGAACCAATCAAGTTCTCGTCTTTACCTGCCATCCGATAGTCGTCAAGCATTTCCAAACGGCTGCGAAAGAGATGAATTCTCCTGACCCCACGTTGATTCCGATAGAGCGGGCTGTGAGTTGA
- a CDS encoding DNA repair exonuclease: MSKLRFVHAADLHLDSPFSGLRAVAPPSVAKALHNATFEAYKNLIDLCIDEQVDALLVAGDIFDSADRSLRAQRAFVSGLERLHEAGIRSFICHGNHDPLEGWEAQLTYPSSCHRFGRAFECVPFFDSSPDSAVVYGISYPVREVRENLVYQLGRVDPDRFSIGLLHANVGGNPNHDAYASCTLSDLEQTGVDYWALGHVHARQILRDGTPTVAYPGNPQGKNPTETGAKGVYLVEVADDRSIQHAFHCTDVVRWASLRFDISDSQTEQELLDDLGELLRETLSKADGRSVVVRLTLTGRGSLSAVLRRDNFVEELRDEINKYWSDYSPFTWCERIENQSASPFNRAERVVGSDFVAEFLRVCNRAKNDHELQDRLRANLDELLRHHRFRRDLPDELHEKIELSDLIDEAESIAIDLLTEVDET; this comes from the coding sequence ATGAGTAAACTTAGGTTTGTCCACGCCGCCGATCTGCACTTGGATAGTCCCTTCTCGGGCTTAAGGGCCGTCGCCCCACCAAGTGTGGCGAAAGCTCTGCACAATGCTACTTTTGAAGCGTACAAGAACTTAATTGACTTGTGCATAGATGAGCAGGTGGACGCCCTGCTGGTAGCAGGAGACATCTTTGACAGTGCTGACCGTAGTCTTCGCGCTCAACGGGCGTTTGTAAGTGGATTAGAACGACTACATGAAGCGGGAATACGCTCATTCATTTGTCACGGCAACCATGATCCATTGGAGGGCTGGGAGGCGCAGTTGACTTACCCGTCAAGTTGCCATCGTTTTGGCCGAGCATTTGAGTGTGTGCCATTCTTTGATTCGAGCCCCGATTCTGCGGTTGTCTATGGCATAAGCTACCCCGTTCGTGAGGTTAGGGAGAATCTTGTATACCAACTTGGGAGAGTAGACCCGGATCGTTTTTCTATCGGCCTGTTGCATGCCAATGTGGGTGGTAATCCGAACCACGATGCTTACGCTTCTTGCACATTGAGTGACTTAGAGCAGACTGGGGTAGATTATTGGGCCCTTGGCCACGTTCACGCACGACAAATACTACGAGACGGTACACCAACGGTCGCTTATCCCGGCAACCCGCAAGGTAAGAATCCAACCGAGACTGGGGCCAAGGGTGTTTATCTGGTCGAAGTAGCCGACGACAGAAGCATACAACACGCTTTTCACTGCACCGATGTGGTGCGCTGGGCAAGTCTCAGGTTTGATATCTCCGATTCGCAGACAGAGCAGGAATTACTTGACGATCTTGGCGAGCTCTTGCGGGAAACCCTTTCTAAAGCTGATGGGCGATCTGTGGTCGTGCGACTCACGCTCACGGGCAGAGGATCTTTGAGCGCCGTGCTGCGCAGAGACAATTTTGTCGAGGAATTGCGGGACGAAATAAACAAATATTGGAGTGATTATTCACCGTTTACTTGGTGCGAACGCATTGAGAATCAGAGCGCGTCGCCGTTTAATCGAGCGGAGAGAGTGGTAGGGAGCGACTTTGTTGCCGAGTTCTTGCGCGTGTGCAATCGGGCGAAGAATGACCATGAATTGCAGGATCGGCTGAGAGCCAATCTTGATGAACTCTTGCGTCATCACAGATTTCGCCGTGACTTGCCGGACGAGTTGCATGAGAAAATAGAGCTATCCGATCTGATCGATGAAGCCGAGTCTATAGCCATAGACTTACTGACTGAGGTTGACGAAACGTGA